In Lentisphaerota bacterium, the genomic stretch GATCATCGTGATAGACACCACGGGTTCAATGACATCCTTGAAGGACACAGACGCCATCGGGCTGGTCACGAAGACGGAAGCCATCTTCAAGAAAAACGCGATTGAGACCCGGACGTTCACGTTCAAGGAGATCAAGAAATTCACCTTGGATCGAGACATGATCACGGACTGGCTGGCCAAGGCAAAGAGATTCGTGACACCCGTGGCGTACCCGTTTATCCTTCTGGGTTCATTCGTCTTCCGCGTCATGCAGATCCTGATCTATGCCGTCCTCGGTCTGATTCTGGCTGCCTGCTGCAAGACCCGCAGGACGTATCCCGAGTTGATCCGCCTCTCGGTGATCTCGGTGACGCCCGGTATGATTATCAAGACCGTTCTTGGCATCGCCCAGATCAGCATTCCCGTTCCGGGGCTGCTGTATTTTCTGGCGACCATGGGCTACCTCCTGTTTGGCATCCAGTCGGCTGCGGCGGGCGAACGCGCATCCACGTCCGCCATTCCGCCAGCGTTGTGATGTTCAAAGACCCGCCGCAAGCCGCGTTGCGGACTGTCGAGTTTCGCAATCTAAGGATAGAATTGCGACCCCGATACCGACACCGATGGTTCCATCTCCATCATTAGAATTGCTGGGGATGGACAGGCATCGTTGAAAAACGGTATGATGTGGACAGATACAAAACAGGAGTGGCGGAAATGTCTAGTCACAAGCAGCGCATCCCCGTGAAACTCGTCGGCGAAACGGGCGTACGATACGGCAACGAACCGTTGAGCTTTGGCGTCCCGTTTGCGGAGGGAACGTTTCCGGCCGATGCACGTTTGCGCGCGGTGCGGGCCGACGGCAAGGAACTTCCGCTCCAGACGGCCCAGATGACGACGTGGAAGAAGGATCTGAAGGACGTCAAGTGGCTGCTCGCCGATCTGCAGGCCGACCCCGCCGTCGATGGCGAAACGGTGTTTCTGGAGTCCAATCCATCTGATCGTGCCGATCAGAAAAACAACGCTTCCGCCATCACCGTGAGCAGCAGTAACGGCATTCTGACTGTTGACACGGGTGTTCTGCGGCTCAAGATGCGGATGGATTACGAGCGCTGGCGCCTGCGCGAGAACACCTCGCCCTTCGCGGGGTGTCAGATCAAGACGGCGGACGGGTGGCGTGATGTGTGGCAGGGCACGGGTCTGCTGCTCTACATGAAGGATCAGCACGGCAATCTGTATACCTCGGAGGGAATTTGTCCTGCGCCACGGATTGTCGTCGAGGAGCAGGGATCGCTGCGGGTCTGCCTGTGGGTCACCGGGCACCTCTATTCCGCTCAGGGGCTGCGCTTTTGTCCGTACACGTTGCGCATCCACCTCTATGCGGGCAAAGCCGACCTGCGGATCTTCCACACGTTCGTCTTTGACCAGGACCCGACCCGCATCCAGTTGAAGGCCATCGGTCTGAAGGTGTTCGCAAAGACCGGCGACGGAGCCGTGGCGGCGGTCGGCGGGGAAGAGTCAACCGCACACTTCACTCGCAACCTGACCCCTGACGTGAATGGCTATGCCACCCTGGGCGCCATCGGGTGCGATCAGGTTCGTGAACGCCCCAATCCGGCCAACACCACGCCCGGCCAGCTATCGATTCTGCAGACGGACGACAGGCACTATGCCGCCCGGTTGAACGATCAGCCCTTTGGCACCGGAGGCCGGGCGATGGGCTGGGCCAGCCTCAGCGGTCCCGACGCCAGCCTGGTGGCCGGCATCCGCGATTTCTGGCAGGAGTATCCGAAGGGATTTGCCGTGTCGTCCGCCGGCATCGACATCCGCATCTGGCCGGAGGACGCGCCCCAGCCGCTGAGTTTCCTGTCGCCATTCGATGAGCCGCCGATCGATTTTCGCGGCACGCGCGATGAGGACGAGATCAAGCGCCTTCTGGCCGAAAATCCGACCGCGCCGCTGTCGCTGCGGCAGTTCCGCACCGACGACGTCACGTGGATCGAAGATGTGATGGCCCGCCTCGCGCCGGGTCGGAAGATGAGTTATAACGATTTTCTCGGGCCGTTCACAGGCATTGGGACGGCCAAGACCACCGAGATCGTGCTGCGTTTCAGCGCGGGCCCGATCGCCAACGCCGATGCCGCCGCGTTCGGCGCCGCGGTGCAGGAACCCCTGGTTGGGATCGTGGACCCCGGGTACCTCTGTGGCACCGACGTGTTCGGCCGGTTCCTGCCCGCCGGTCACCCGCAATTTGAGGAGATGGACCGGGAACTGACCGCGTTTCACGAGCGCATTCATGTCCGCCCGATCCAGCGCGCGCGACGGTACGGCATGTTCATGTACGGCCACATGATCAACGCGCATTCGCCTTCGACGCCGGACGCCGTGCATAACCTCTACATCAACAGCGACGAGCCGGAGAAGGCGCTGCGTTACATCGGCCCCTTCGGGAACGAAGCCTCCGATAGTGTGCAGTGGGTCTGGTGCCAGTTTCTGCGCAGTGGCCGTCGCTCTGACCTCCGCTGGGCCCAGCTCGCCTCGCGCGCCACGGCGGACACCAGTTTCGTGCATGCATTTCCGGGCCACGAAGAAAACGTCGGATGTATTCACTATCACGGGCCGCACGTCTGGCACAACGCCCTCAACCGGTCGCACTCGAATGTCG encodes the following:
- a CDS encoding DUF1189 domain-containing protein, giving the protein MLKMQGGLAHFIDHEAPRMIAQIPVITVVNGEASIEGEQPYTIRDPKTGQAIIVIDTTGSMTSLKDTDAIGLVTKTEAIFKKNAIETRTFTFKEIKKFTLDRDMITDWLAKAKRFVTPVAYPFILLGSFVFRVMQILIYAVLGLILAACCKTRRTYPELIRLSVISVTPGMIIKTVLGIAQISIPVPGLLYFLATMGYLLFGIQSAAAGERASTSAIPPAL